DNA from Eucalyptus grandis isolate ANBG69807.140 chromosome 5, ASM1654582v1, whole genome shotgun sequence:
ttgatcaagattgattcaatgactgaagattcgatgattgtctaaatattattggaaggttctacttatggaaaccgagatcctgattgtatgggcgaacagattgatgggctatcaacacgttcctttaatagctcgaacgatcttcctaattgattccgttcaacggtagattggaggaattcctttggaaagtgccaacgggtatgatggcataaaggagtatataaggaagacgttcttagttgtttagaaaaagtgcgcgatagaagaattccaaagtctcgaagctcctatttgtttagataaatctcttgagcgaatacttgtatacaaaagagagtctatatttgtgagagaccttgaggaggtgtgatagaacatctacactgtggaatcaaggcaaagttgtgctgtaacttctcttttgatcatagtaaaatccagccggtgggctgtcatgcggaagagtggacgtaggcttggaataagccgaaccactataaatcctgtgtttgattttctcttccttactctctctacatcgattgtatttcaatctgttgcttccgtatatcgaaaAATTggttgtgcgcctattcaccccccctctaggtgtttatactagctatatcaccTTAATGAGTAACCGTTTATGCCCAGCTAATAATCCGTTAACTTGTTTTTAATGGTTCACTTCAGAAAAGGTCGTGATGTTGGTGATCTAGTGTTGCGAGCCTAGACCCGATACCGCGATAGAGGAGAACACAAATAAGTGGTGCCGGCCCATGGCGATGGCAAAATGTAGATCTTATTCTgttcaataattaaataaaacgaACTTAGCCACACCTTTGAGAACGGCTAGTGCTCTTGTTTTTTTCGATAGGAGGTTGGCTTAAAACGATAAAACGATGATTTGTTGCCTTGGGTTACCTTAGCCGACAACCTAAGGTGACAAAATTCAGTTTTGGCACCTTCGGGTCAGCTAATACAACAAAAGTCAATTTCGTTCCTTTATGGTATTTTTTGAGAGTAtggaagttttaaaacttggtCATCTTTATATCATCGAGAGCAGTAGAACTTAAATCAATATTCTATGTCCTCCTACAATAAAATGTTTTAGCTACTTATTAAGCCTTTTTTCAATCAGATTAATCTATCATTTTGTGGTTGGAGTTTCATGAAGCGTATCTAGACGTAATAGTTTGCATGCATTGGTGACATCTGTGCAACATAAGGGTTATGATCATATTACAAGAGAAAAGGATCATAATTACTACTTACACATCAAGAATGCAAAGAGATCCACACAAAGAATGAGATTGTTCTCAATAGGAGGTAGACTTAAAACGATAAAACCATGATTTGTTGCCTTGGGTCACCTCAGCCGACAACCTAAGGTGACAAAATTCAGTTTTGGCACCGTAGGATCAGCTAACACGATAAAAGTCAATTTCGTTCCTTTAGGGTATTTTTTGAGAGTATGCACATTTTAAATCTTGGTCACCTTTATATTGTCGAGAACAATAGAACTTAATAAATTTTCTATGTCCTACAATAAAATGTTTTAGGTACTTATTAAGCCTAATCATAACTGTATTAATCTCATTCTTTGTGTGGATCTCTTTGCATTCTTGATGTGTAAGTAACAATTATGATCCTTTTCTCTTGTAATATGATCATAAACCTTATGTTGCACAGATGTCACGAATGCATGCAAACTATTATGTCTAGATACGCTTCATGAAACTCGAACCACAGAATGACAGATTACTCTGATTGAGAAAAGGCTTGAACGGGATTTATTGTATCAGAAATAATTGTTTATCACACAATCACCAGAAACTACCTAAATTTAATTCATCGATGAATGATTGAATTTGCTGTATTTTATAGTAGTTATTCTAAATGTAATAAACAATTGGTCGAGGACTGTGGTCCTCATCAATCCAACATTCACTGCACAGCAATTCCCTTAATTTTACTTACGGCAAAAGAAATTCCCTTCATTTTTCTCGTGCACTAGGACCGTGGCTTTCATCATaagatattttaatttagttcCCATAGACACCTCCGAGGGACATTGGATTGCGTAAGGCACTAAATGAAAGATAAATGAGGCCCTCCCGTTTTTGCTAGTGAAAAGGAATGACATGCAAATAATGTCTAATTCTAGGATCTTACATTGCATTTATGTGCACGTTTCCTATTCTCTAAAAGTATTTATTTCGAGAATAggaaaggggaaagaaagagagaaatgatgTAGAAGCATTGTGTTATAGAAAGCAAGAAAGTTCGAGGGATTAGCAAGGAGAGCAAACTTGCCTAATCAAACTACAATGTtataccgaaaaaaaaaaaaaaaactacaaagtTATGGTTTAGTGATAGTAATTACGTCACgttaaaatatgaagaaatttttttacttgagAGGTGTGGCGATAATTGTTAAGATATGCGCGTAAGTTATATTAGACAAGTCTCACATTAGAGAATTAGTATGGTGTGGCGTTATTAATATATCCTAATTGACTCATAATTCATAGGCTTAAGTTTATGAGTGAAGGTAAGTCCAATTGAATATGTTGAAGGGCTCGGACTTGGGCTCCATCTTCACGATCTCCCTAGGTGAAGACTTTTGGTTTCTATTGCGCATTCTTAATAAATGATATCAGAGGCAATGGTCAATTGATGCTCCACCCCCAATTTGTTCtgacttaaaaaagaaatttcattatcaaAGCTTGTTTCAAGTGGAAATAGCCATCACGGTTAGTTTGGCGAGAAGAGAACATGGATAGTTGGTATGGTAATGCAAGATAGAGGCCATGGGTGATGTAATCCCGAGTTAGCAATTGATGATGATTGTTGTGCATAGTTACAAGGGCATTACAATGGCGGGGAGATTCAACTTGAGATAAGTTGATTTAGAAAGATACCTAAATTATAGGGAGTATACTTAACACTGAGCTCACACATGAAAGGGAGATTATTGAAATACACATGTGACTTAtgttagaaaaatctcataTCGGAAAATTGTAATAAGCTTATGTGTGAGAGGGAGATTATTCAGATACATGTTGAGTTATATTAAAGAAGTCCCATATGTGGAgcaattaatataattttaattggcttaaaaCTCATTTACTTAAGATTTTGAATGAAGATGAATCCAACTAGTTATGTTGATAGGTTCAGATTTGTGCTCCCTCTTTATGATCTCCCAAAGTGGAAGTATCGGACTTCTACTGTATGTTTTTAACACTAATCACTAGCAATGATCAAATTAAAGAACATCTGCTAACTTATCATAGAAAATGTTAATCTTAGAATAAGAGTGTCACGAGATAGAAACGATGTATTTAGTCATACAACGAGATAGATGAGATTCGGAGTTAAAACAAAAGGAGTAAAATAGTCCGGAACTGATGTGGTCCAATAGCGAGTAGTCCATATAACGGGTGGATGGTCCCTGGACCTCGCACGCTTTGCACGTTTGACAAGTTTCAGCGATCGAAAAATTGAATATAACCGGACGAGACATATGGCAAAAGTCCGATTCGCTACCTTGCCAAATTCAATTTGAGTTTTGGCTCTTGTTGGCCAAAACTCACGCTTTGGGACTAAACTATCATATTTTCAGGATGCAAGGCCATCGACCATTAATTAGATAAGCCTTATTCACCCACTAGAAAGGTTTAGGAAATAGGTAGAGCCATTCCTAATAAGCCTCTTCCCCAGCCCATCAAGCAAAAAACTCTCTTAAACATCCTAAACAGTCAAGAATAACCTAGGGTCCTGCCACCTATCCTAAGTTATTCATTCACTGAGCAATGCTAACGGGAAAAAAATCCGCGACAAATCCCTAATAATGGCATTTTTTGGTAAATTCATCAATATGTATATAGGAATAATACATTTAACTGCTAAAAATAGGAAAGTACAAATTTACACATCAATATATTCTATTTAAATAAAGTAGAGGTATTGAAGACTTCTTAATTACTAAATTTCTCCTATTGACAGAGCAATTTATTAAGTTTGCAATACTTCTTATGCAAGGGCCACTCACCTGCAGCTGGCTATGGCCTACGTGGGGTCCATGACTCTTGTTGGTaacaatgaataaaaataatataaaataaaataaaaattacttaaaatttTGACTTGAGAGGTGTGGCGATAATTGTTGAGATATTTGTGTGAGTTATGGTAGCCAAGTCTCACATTAGAGAATTAGTGTGATATTGagcagttaatatatcataattgaccCATAACTCATAGGCTTAAGTTTATGAGGGAAAGTGGGTCCAAATTGATATGTTGAAGGGCTCGGACTTGGACTCCCTCTTAGCGATCTCTCTAGGTGAAGGTATCTAGTTTCTATTGCGAGCTCTTAATAAATGATATCAAAGATGATAGTCAATTGATGCTCCACCCCCATTTTTTTctaacttgaaaaagaaatctcGTGATCAAAGCTTGTTTTTGGTGGAAATTGCCATCACAGTTAATTTGGCGAGAAGAGACCGTGGATAGTTGGTCTGGTGATGCAAGATAGAGACTATGGGGATGTAATCCCAAGTTAGCAGTTGGTGATTATTGTTGTGCATAGTTGCGGGTATATTACAATGACGCGGAGACTCAACTTAAGATAAGTTGATGTAGAATAATACATAACTTAAGTGAGAATATACATAACACGAAGCTCACACGTGAGAGGGAGATTGTCAAAACACACATGTGActtatattagaaaaatctcacaTCGGAATATTGGCATGAGTTTACACGTGAGAGGGAGATTTTTTAGATACACATGTGAGTCACATTAGAAAAATCCCATATGTGGAGCAGTTAATACAATTTTAGTTGGCCTATAATTCATCAGTTTAAGATTTAGAGTAAAGATGGATCCAACTAATTATGTTGATGGATTCAGACTTAGACCCCCTCTTGACAATCTCCCCAAGTAGAAATATCGGATTTCTACTGTATGCTCTTAACAATAATCACTAGCAATGATTGAATTAAAGAACATCTACGAACTTACCATCGGAAATGTTAGTCTTAGAATAAGAGTGTCACGAGATAGAAATGATGTATTTAGTTATATAACGAGATATATTATATTCGGAGTTAAAACAGGAGTAAGAAATCAGGCATGAGCAGAACAGGAAGCTGAAAGGATTTGTACCAGCGAGATGCTCTTGGTCGAGGTCAGCTGTCCTCATAATTCCACTGTTCACTGCATTGCATGACAGTTCCCTTCATTTTTCTAATGCAAGAGGAATGGATGTGGTCCAAGAGCGAGCTGTCCATCTAACGGGTGGATGGTCCCCGGAGCTCGCACGCTTTGCACGTTTGACAAGTTTCAGCGATCGAAAAACTGAATATATAACCGGGCGAGACATATGACAGAAGTTCGATTCACTACCTCCCCAAATTCAAGTTGAGTTTTGGCTCATGATGGCAAAAACTCAGGCTTTGGGAGTAAACAATCATATTTTCAGGATGCAAGGCCACCGACCATCAGTTAGATAAGCCTTAATCTCTCAAAATTAATGACAAGAAATCTAATTAAAAGGGTTAGAAAATAGGTAGGGCCATTCTGAATAAGCAATTAGGTAGGGCCATTTTTAATAAGCCTTGTCCCCAGCCAATCGAGCAAAAAAAACTCTCTAAAACATCTCAAATAGTCAAGAAAAACCTAGGGTCCTGCCACCTATCCTAAGTCATTCATTCATTGAGCAACGCttgcatgaagaaaaaaagaaaaccgcGACAAATCCCTAATAATggcattttttgttaaattcatCAAAATGTATATAGGAATAATACATTTAACTGCTAAAAATAGGAAAGTACAAATTTACGCATctacatatttaatttgaacAATGTAGAGGTATTGAAGACTTCTTAGTTACTAATTTTTCCTATTGATACAGAAGCAGTTTATTGACTTAGGTTTGAAATATTTCTTATGCAAGGGGCACCCTCGCCCGTGGTTGGCTATGGTGTAGGCGGGGCCATGACTCTTGTTGGTCAcaattaataaagaaatagaataaaaaattcagaaaaaaaaagttaaaaatttctaaaattaattcaCGTCGGTGTCGGTCATACCATATACAATAGTCGGAgtccatgtcaatgatttccaGCCTAATATGGCAAGATTGAATTTAATTAGTTATATAAAGAGTGAGACCCAATACAAAGTGGATGGTTCATTCCCTTCACCAGTAGCTGCATTACCCATCATGTGGAAACAAAATATTGGCACATTTTTATAGCACAAGTATCACTCCTTACGAAAGACAGGCATGTAATCTTTAATGTTTAGTTTCGAGCTACTGAGACTGGAAATTCACATTCTTATCTACTAAACTGAAGATATGCACGGTCCCTCTGATCCATTCCGTTCGTAGAAATCGAGTACTCACCTAGAAATCGAGTACTCTCTGATAGATAATCAGGGGAGTTTTTCACGTGCCAGATTATGCACAAAGCAACTCCATCACGTAACTTATCGTagcaatttaaagaaaaaacaaacccTCGAAACGTAATGTGACCGTGCATGGCACAGTGAAGAGGTAGAGTCTATAAATTGCATGGAAGCAGGATTGCATCTCCACAAGCCTTTCCATctagagaaaaaagaattatcaGTGAGAGTtcagggagagggagagggagagagagagagagagagatacataCCATGGGAGGCGGCAGCTCAAGGCCATGGACCGAGCTCAGCGGCGAGACCAACTGGAAGGACATGTTGGATCCTCTCGACGAGGATCTCCGGATGTACCTCATACACTACGGAGAACGAGTCCAAGCCATCTACGACGCGTACAACGGCCAGGAGGAGTCTGGAGACGGCTACGGCATGCCCCTGTACCCGATGGACAAGCTCTTCTCTGAAGTGGGTCTCGAGACGGACAACAACAAGTTCAGGTATGAGGTGACCCGGTACTTCTACGTGCCGTCGCACGCTACCTTTCTGGTGCAGCCGGACAGGTCTTGGGCCGGGTATGTAGCAGTGAGCACCGACGAGGGGACCCAGGCATTAGGGAGAAGGGACATTTTGGTCACTTGGAGAGGAACGGCGAATCTCCTGGAGTCCATAGAAGATATTCGAGATGATTTGGCCCCGGCGACCAACATTTTCAAGGACGACACCGATACTAAGATTCACGCTGGTTTTTTAGATTTGTATACGAAGTCGGATCTTCTAAATGAGTACACAAGGCGTAGTGCCAGAGACCAAGTATGAAACTTTCACTCCATTTATAGATTGTTCTTGCTAATTTACCTCCCGAATAAGCTCCAAATTGCCTTcacctttttttaattatatataaatctaaaaatatGATAAGATATAGCAAGTGATGTTTGGATtactttgtcaaattaaaactgGCATTGATGGACAACTTTGGTCAGGTTCTAAGGGAGGTCCGGAAGCAAGTCGATCTCTATGCCGGCAAAGGTGAGACAATCAGCATAACAGTGGCCGGCCACAGCCTGGGCGCGGCTTTGGCAACGATCAATGCGCTGGACATCGTGACCAATGGCTACAACGCGCCCACCGACCACCCCGAGAATGCCTGTCTCGTGACCGCGTTCCCCTTCGCCAGCCCCAAGGTCGGGGACGAGAACTTCCAGGCGAAGTTCTTGTCGTCCGAGAAGCTCCGCGCCCTTCGAGTGACCAACGCCCTTGATATCGTTCCCTTCACCCCTCCAATCAGATATTACCACGTCGGAGAACAGCTGCTGGTCGACTCGCGCAAGTCCCCGGACCTGAAGCCTCTCTACAGCGGTCTGACTGGCGCCATGGCAATCGGGCATATGTTGGAGACGTGCCTGCATCTAATCGCGGGCACACAAGGCATCGATAGCGACGAATTCAATGTTGGCGAGCGTCGCGGGATTGCGCTGGTGAACAAGGGAATGGATGCTCTGaaggatgaaagaaaaattccggCTTATTGGTTGGTGGcgaagaacaagaacatggTCCAGGATGAGGTCACTGGAGACTGGAGTTTGGCCCCTCCGTACATCCCACCTCCACCAGAAGATAATTAGAACGAATAATCCCAAgtctcaatatatatattattactgTGTGATCAGCTATTACCAATTGTTGCTGCTTTATGACTTAGCAGTACCATAATAAAGGTTCGTAATGCAAAAGTGGAGTGGTTTGATTGAGTTGTATTGGGGGTACTAAGTTATGTGTGTTGTACTAGTGGTCCTAAGTTATCTTTAGTTTACCTTCATGTCATGAAATAAATATGGTCCTAAATGAATAATAAAGATCTCTTCATTatcatttgttttcttgcagTAGTTTCATTGTGTAAATCTTGATTTCGTAATTTGCCTCCTTTCTTTATTGCTAGCCTTCTATGTTGAAAAATCTCATTTGAGTTCACAACCAAACCAAATCGAGATCAATTAAGTTGACAATCTTTAAATCATTTCAATTTAACCCGGGTGCTATTGTTCAAGAGTCTAATTGAATGCCCAAAATTATATAACAATGTGTCGTGACCTAACCTCAGTTTGCACCACCTAAGGACGAATGGAATACTAAACCTAGACTCAAttcgggctctcctaagcccatgcCAATACGCAACTTAGAATTTAAGTTATTaacataaaatgatttttcaattaggagtcgctaCCTATCTATTTAGGTGGATCGATTTATGGAAGAATTAATTCTTCTACGAACTttaaggacttgattacactacatttttctaatgtcctttcggtaccttttcccttttacttcaaaaaaatgttttgcatgcaatttgcattgattttaaattactcctaacatgtaaggtgatcatatAGGTGCACTacaaagcaataaataaattgtgccTCAAAGGCAAGTGTTAGTTAGAAAATCACATCTATAATAGAAAATCACATCTATAACCTATATATGATATttaattaacactcaattttACGTGCAATGCAATGGTGTATAAAAATGcctaactaaaatgacatgaaaCATCCAACctattgaaagtgctagtataaacacctagaggggggggtgggaataggtgtaaaaacagattctgcaaaatacagtgaaaacctttacttttaaccccttctccctctctcgtcGCTgcctttctcctccatcttcggTTTCTGCTCGAAGACCCAGCAGATCTGAGGACATCGGAGTAGCAAGC
Protein-coding regions in this window:
- the LOC120293923 gene encoding phospholipase A1-IIgamma-like encodes the protein MGGGSSRPWTELSGETNWKDMLDPLDEDLRMYLIHYGERVQAIYDAYNGQEESGDGYGMPLYPMDKLFSEVGLETDNNKFRYEVTRYFYVPSHATFLVQPDRSWAGYVAVSTDEGTQALGRRDILVTWRGTANLLESIEDIRDDLAPATNIFKDDTDTKIHAGFLDLYTKSDLLNEYTRRSARDQVLREVRKQVDLYAGKGETISITVAGHSLGAALATINALDIVTNGYNAPTDHPENACLVTAFPFASPKVGDENFQAKFLSSEKLRALRVTNALDIVPFTPPIRYYHVGEQLLVDSRKSPDLKPLYSGLTGAMAIGHMLETCLHLIAGTQGIDSDEFNVGERRGIALVNKGMDALKDERKIPAYWLVAKNKNMVQDEVTGDWSLAPPYIPPPPEDN